Genomic segment of Candidatus Binatia bacterium:
ATCAGCTCGGGGATGTCGCTCTTGCGCTCGCGCAGCGGCGGCACGTGGATCGGCACGACGTTGAGCCGGAAGTAGAGGTCTTCGCGGAAGCGTCCGGCGCGCACGGCGCGCGCGAGCTCCTGGTTGGTCGCCGCGACGATGCGCAAGTCCGCGCGCAGGCTCTCGCGTCCGCCGACGCGCGAGAACTCGCGCTCCTGCAGGACGCGCAGCAGCTTCGCCTGCAGCTCGAGCGGCATGTCGGCGACCTCGTCGAGGAACAGCGTGCCGCCTGCCGCCTGCTCGAACTTGCCCGCGCGGCGCTCGATCGCGCCCGTGAAGGCGCCGCGCTCGTAGCCGAAGAGCTCGCTCTCGAGCAGCTCGCGCGGGATCGCGGAGCAGTTGAGCGCGACGAACGGTCCCTGCCAGCGCGGCGAGTGGTAGTGGATCGCCTTCGCGATCAGCTCCTTGCCGGTGCCGCTCTCGCCCTCGATGAGGACCGTCGCGTCGCTCTTCGCGACGCGGCCGAGCAGCTTGTAGATGTTCTGCATCGCCGGCGAGCGGCCGATGATGTCGACGCCGACCTCGTAGCGCTTGCGCAGCTCGCCCTTGAGGACGCTCACCTCGGTCGAGAGCTGACGCGTCTCGAGGACGCGCTGGACCAGCAGCCGCACGACGTCGAGGTCGAACGGCTTGGTGAGGTAGTCGTAGGCGCCGCGCTTCATCGCCTCGACGGCGTTCGCCATCGTGGTCTGCGCGGTCATCACGACGAGCGTCGTCTGGCAGCCGGCCTCGCGCGCCTTGGTGACGACGTCGAGACCGTTCATGTCCGGCATGCGGATGTCGAGGAAGGCGACGTCGATGCCGCCGCGGTTCAGGATCGCGAGCGCCTCGCTGCCGGTCGATGCTTCGGTGACCTGGTGGCCGTCTGCGGTCAACGCTTCGGACAAGACCCAGCGGATCGAGCGCTCGTCGTCCGCCACCAGGATGCGTGCGGTTGCGTTTCCGTTGTTCTCAGGCATGGCTGCTGCCCCGGTCGACGGGAAGCGTCACGGTGAAGATCGACCCGACGCCGGGCTCCGATTTGACGCGCAGGACGCCGCCGTGCTCGCTGATGATGCGCTGGCTGATCGCCAGCCCGAGCCCGGTCCCGCCATCCTTGGTCGTGAAGAAGGGTGAGAAGATGCGCCCGAGGTTCTCGGGCGCGATGCCGGGCCCCTGGTCGCTCACGTCGAGCGACAGGAACTGCTCCCGTCCGTTCGCGCCGGCGACGTAGTACGACGTCTCCATGCGCGTCGTGATGGTGATGGTGCCGCCGGGGGGCGACACGTCGACCGCGTTGCGCACGAGGTTGAGCAACACCTGCGTGAGACGTCCGGCGTCGCCGAGCACGTTCGGCAGGCTGGGGTCGAAGGCGCGGACGAAGTTCAGCCGTCCGCCGCGTCCGGCGCCCTCGATCGCGATCACGCGGTCGATGATCTCGTGGATGTTGACGCCGCGCCGCTCGAGGCGTGGCGGTCCGGTGAGGTCGAGCAGCTGCGCCATCAGGCTGTTCAGCCGGTCGATCTCGCCGAGGATGATCTGGGTGCACTCCCGCATGCGGTGCGGATCGGGCGGGTTGCTCGACAGGAGCTGGGCTGCGCCGCGCATGCCGGAGAGCGGGTTCTTGATCTCGTGGGCGAGCCCCGCGAGCAGGATCTCGAGCTGGTTCAGCCGGTCGGCCTCGCGCGTGCGGGACTCGAGCTCGCGCTGGTAGCTGAGGTCGTGCAGGGTGACGAGGCTGCCGACCTCACGGCCGTCGTCGTCGACGAGCAGCGTCGCGGCGGCGCGGACCGGACGCTTGCCGCCGTGCCGGCTGACCAGCGACGCGTCGCCGCGGACGTTGCGCACCCCGGAGGCGCGGGTCGCCTGCAGGAGGTCGATCAGCCAGGGGTTGGCCGCGAACAGCTTGCTCGCGTGCTGACCGACGGACTGCACGGCGGACAGACCGGTCAGCTGCGCGGCGCCCTCGTTCATGAACTCGAGCGTCTGATCGCGGTTGAGGACGATCAGGCCGTCATCGAGGCTCTCGAGGACGTTGAGCCATTGCTCGGCAAGGTAGCGTGATCCTGCCCGTCGCATAAGCAGCTGCACATCTTTTAAGCAGCGATCCGCCCACAAGCGAATCAAGAAGCGGCAAAATCGCTGTCTTCCGGGCGCGATGCGCCGGCGTAGCAAGCGGGTCGCCCACCAGAAGGCCGGTGCCCACGGCGCGGGCGGGCAGGGTCGAGAGGTGCTTCGGGAGGCCAGGCGGGCTTTTCGGGGGCCGGCGGGGCTACCTCGAGCGGACCCGTCTTGACGCGCCGCGACCCGGCAGGGAGATTCCCGGCGTGGTTTCCGTCGCAGACGCCATCGAAGCCGTGATGTCCGCCGTCGTCCCGACCCCCGCCGAGGAGGTCCCGGTCGCGGAGGCCGGGGGGCGGGTCCTGGCCCAGGAGGTCACGGCGCCGTTGGACATCCCGCCGTTCGAGAACTCGCAGATGGACGGCTTCGCCGTCCGCAGCGAGGACCTGGTGGGGGCATCTCCCAGCACCCCGGTCGGCCTGCACGTGATCGGGACGGTGCCCGCGGGGCGGGCGGCCCAGGTCGCCGTCGGGCGGGGCGAGGCGCTGCGGATCATGACCGGCGCGCCGCTGCCGCAGGGCGCCGACGCCGTGGTCAAGGTCGAGGACACCCGCGTCGAGGGCTCGCTCGTCGAGATCCGGCACGCGCCGGCGCGCGGCGAGTTCGTCCGGCCGGCCGGCGAGGACGTGCGCGCCGGCGAGACGGTGCTGCGGCCGGGACGAGCGCTGCGCGCGGCGGACGTCGGGCTGATCGCCTCGATCGGGCTCCCGACGGTGCGCGTCCGGACGCGTCCCCGGGTCGCGATCCTCGCGACCGGCGACGAGCTCGTCCCGCTCGGCGGGACGCTCGGACCGGGGCAGATCTACAACTCGAACGCGTACGCGCTCGCCGCGGCGGTGCGCGAGGTCGGCGGGACGCCGACCATCCTCGGCATCGTGCCCGACGAGCCCGACGCGATGCGCGCGGCGTTCGCATCCTGCGCGAGCTTCGACGTGATCCTCTCGACCGGCGGCGTGTCGGTCGGCGACTTCGACTTCGTCAAGCAGATCATGGACGAGCTCGGGCTCGAGCGCCGCTTCTGGCAGGTCGCGCAGAAGCCGGGCAAGCCGCTCACCTTCGCGGCGCAGGACGGACGGCTCTACTTCGGCCTGCCCGGGAACCCGGTGTCGTCGCTGGTGTGCTTCACGCTCTACGTCGCGCCCGCGCTGCGTCGGGCGATGGGGCTCGACGCCGTGTTCGCGCCCTCGGTCGAGGTCGAGATGGCGCGCAGCGTGCGGACGGCGCGCAGCCTGACCGAGCTCGTGCGCTGCACGCTCGAGTGGCGCGAGAACGGCATGCTCGCGACGCCGACCGGGACGCAGAGCTCCGGCGTGCTGCGCTCGCTCTCGCTCGCCGACTGTCTGGTGATCAGCCCGCCGGGTCAGGAAGAGCTCGCGGTCGGGGCGCGGCCGCAGGCGCTGCTGCTCGGCCAGGAGCTGGCGCTCTCGCCCGCGCATCCCTTCGCGTAGGTCGCGACCCGTATCGCGTCGCGACGCTGCTGGACGTGGACGCTAGAGGTCGCTGACGTCGTCGGCGCCGCCCGCCTCGGCGACGGTATCGCTCGACGGGCCGGCGTCGTCGCCGCCGTCGTCGCCCGACAGGTCGCCGCCGGCTTCGAGCTCGTCGATCATCTCGTCGAACTCGGGTCCGGCGACCTCGTCGCCGAGCTCCTTGCCCATCTTGCGCATCCAGCGCGCGATGCTCCGCGGGTCGTTCTCGTCGAGCCCGGCGAGCTGCGACGGGTCGCCGAGCGCGTCGAGCCGGCTCTCTTCGGAGCGCGCGACCGCGAAGCGCGACATCAACCGGTCGAGCTCGCGGCTCCCGCAGCGGTCGCAGACGGCGTCGGGCTGCTCGCTGACGCGCAGCGTGAGGACCTGCACGCGGCGACGGCACGAGCGGCAGCGGTATTCGTAGATCGGCATCGCTTGTTGGAACTTACTTCAGCGTCTTGGTCGTGAAGCCCTGCTCCGAGAACGTGAGCAGCGTCTTCTTTCCATTGATGAAGGTCTCGAGCGCGACCTCGCGACCCCACAGACGGTGCAGGTGCTGCAGGGTGCGCTCCGCGTACTCCAGCAGCAGGTCGCGGCCGTCGTGCTCGTGTACCATGTAGAGCGTGCGATTGCCGCCGAAGTCGGCGTCGGTGATCTTGATCACCGGAATCGTGCCGGTGCCGATGTTCTTGAGCAGGGTCTCCTTGACCTCGCGCCAGCTTTCCTTGTCCGACACCTTGGTGACGACGTAGTCCTCGTTGCGCTGCTCGTACTGGAAGAGGTCGAGCTCCTGCATCAGCTTCTCGCTCAGGAAGCGGCGCAGGAAGGACACGTCGCGGTCGGCCTCGCGCGCGGCGAACATCGCGCGGCGTCCGCTCATCGTCGGACGGAAGCCGGCGCGCAGCTCCTCGTCGGTCGGCTCGTCGTGCAGGCGCTTGATCTCGTCCCACACCTTGAGGCCGATGTGGTACGGGTTCAGCCCGCCCGGGTGCGGGCGCACGACCTGGTTGTGGCGCACGAGGAACTCGAGGTGCAGGTCGGGCGGCAGCTCGAGCGCGTTCAGGATCTCGCGGTGCCAGTACGAGGCCCAGCCCTCGTTCATGATCTTGGTCTCGATCTGCGGCAGGAAGTAGCAGGCTTCCTCGTGCACGATCGTGAGCAGATCCTTCTCCCACTCCTCGAGGTAGGGGTTGTGGTCGCGGATGAAGAGGAGCAGGTCCTCCTCCGGCGACGCCGGCACGCGGCGCAGGTTGGGCGCCTGGTACTCGACCGGCCGGTGGATCTTGTAAAACGGGTCGGGACGCGGCTGCGCCGCCTGCAGCAGACGCTCGCGCTCCTCCTCGTCGCTGAGCTTGCGCACCGCGCGGTTGCGCCGCATCTGCAGCGATAGCGCGTGCGCGGCGTCGAGGATCTGCTCGACGCGGTCGAGGCCGATCGACGGGTCCTCGATGTACGAGCGCACGCGCTGCGCGTGCGCCTTGAAGGTGCCGATCGTGAACTCGGCGCGCGTCTGCTGGAAGTTGAAGTTGTTCTTGAAGAAGTCGTTGTGCCCGTAGACGTGCGCGATGGTCAGGATCTGCAGGCACAGCGTGTTGTCCCGCATCAGGTAGGCGAGGGCGGGGTTCGAGTTGATGACCATCTCGTACGGCAGCCCGGAGACGCCGTAGTCGTAGAGGGTCTTCAGCTTCTCGTAGGCCTTGCCGTAGGACCAGTGCGGGTAGTGCGACGGCATGCCCGAGTACGCCATGTACCCGAGCATCTCGTTGTGGTCGCAGATCTCGAACTCTTGCGGGTAGACGTCGAGACCGAACTCGTCCGCCTTCTCGCGGATGCGTTCGTCCCACATCTCGAGATCGGCGATCGAGTAGTCCGGCATGTGCGACCTCCGGTCAGGCGGACGAGGTTTCGCTGAGCTTCGCCCGATCCTTGGAGAGGAACGCGCGGAAGGAGGGCCAGATGTCCTCCTTGCGCTCGATCACCACGGTCTGGAAGTTGTCGGCGTCGAGGCGGCGGAAGAGGTTCAGCATCGAGCTCTCGTAGTAACGCGAGCCGAGCGGCTTGATCTCGCCGTAGCCGAACAGGTTCGCGACCTCGGCGAGCTGCTTCGCGGTGCGCAGCGCCGCCGGGTTGTCCGAGTCGAAGTTGTCGCCGTCGGAGCAGTGGAACACGTAGATGTTCCAGAGCGACGGGTGGTAGCGCTCCTCGATGATCTCGAGCGCCTTCTGGTAGCCCGACGAGATGAACGTCCCGCCCGACTCCGCCTTGTGGAAGAACTCCTCCTCGGTGACCTCGCGCGCCTCGGTGTGGTGCGCGATGAACACGATCTCGACCGAGCGGTACTTGGTGGAGATGAACTGGTAGAGCAGGAAGAAGTAGCTGCGCGCCAGGTACTTCTTCATCGTGTCCATCGAGCCCGACGTGTCCATGATGCAGATCACGACGGCGTTGGACTCGTTGCGCACGTCGCTCACGACGTGCCGGTACGTCAGGTCTTCGATGTGGAACGGCTTGCGCTTCTGCTCGATCTCGGCGGGATCGATCGGCGAGTCCTCGAGCCGGGCGTGGCGCTTCGTCGCGAGAAGACGCTTCACGCGCTCGCGCGCCGTGCGCCGCTTGTCGAGGCGCACCCGGATGCCGACCTGACGATAGCCCTTGCGCTTCGCCGTGCGCTCCGCGGGAATCTGCCGCAGCGCGCGGCGCTCGAGGTCGGGGAGCTCGAGGTCCTCGAACATGATGTCGATGAGCTCCTCGAGCGTGATGTCGGTCTCGTAGTAGTCCTGCCCGGGGCGATCGCCGGCCTTGTCGCCGCCGGGTCCTTCCTTCTGGCCCTTGCCGATGACCTGACCGGGCTGGGTCTCGCCCTCGCCCTGGCCGACGCCGGGCGCGTTGTCGCCGTAGACGAAGCGGTACTCGCGAACGCCGCGAATCGGAACCTTGATGATCTTGTCGCGGCTCTTCCCGATGATCGACTCTTCCGCGACGATGTCGGCGATGTTGTCGCGGATCGACTCGCGCACCTTCTCGCGGTGACGGAGCCGGTCGCCGGCGCTGCGGTCGCTGCGCTCGGCTTCCGAGTGTCGGAACGGTCGGAAGATCGCGCCGGGCAAGTCAGTCCTTCCAGAGGTTGTTGGCCGCGTACTTGAGCACGACGTCGACGCAGCTCTCGCAGTAGCCGTTGTCGAGCAGGTTCGAGACCATCGCGTTGTACTTCTGCGTCTGCTCTTCGTCGCGGGTGCGGGCCTTGGTGATGATGCGCGAGATGTCGCGCACCGACGTCATCAGCCGCTTCTCGATCGCCTCCTTGAGCGGCTCGTAGCTCTGGTAGGTGATCTTCTCGCCGCGTCGCGAGGCCGCCCAGAGGTACGCGATCACCTCCTGGCGGAAGCCTTCCGCGGCCGAGCCGATGATCGCGATCTGCTCCTCGATCGACTTGAGGAAGCCCTCGTCCGGCTGCAGCTCCTCCTTCGTGTTGCGGTCCTTGACGCGCGTCTTGTTCACGAAGGCTTCGGCGTGGTCGAGGTAGTTCTGGAACAGCGACTCCGCCTGCTCCTGGTACGAGTAGACGAAGGCCTTGGTGATCTCCTTCTCGAGGATCTCGAGGTACTCCTTGTGCAGGACGTCCTGCAGGAACTCGAGCAGGCGCTTGCGCTCGTCGTCCGCGAAGTCCGCTTCCTTCACCATCGTGATCAGCGCCTCGCGGACGTTGATCGGGTTGATGCAGTTGCCGTCGACGTTGTCCGACAGCGCGTTGTCGAGCGCCTTCATGATGAAGCGCGTCGAGATGCCGCTCATGCCCTCGCGCTTGGCTTCGTCGCGCAGCTCGCGGACGTCGATCTTCTTGGTCTTGCCCTTCTCGACGACCTCCTCGCCGTTGTAGAGCTTGAGCTTGGTCATCAGGTCGCACTTCGCGGTGGGCTCGAGACGCGACAGGATCGCGAACATCGACGCCATCTCGAGCGTGTGCGGCGCGACGTGGGCGCGGAAGTCCGAGTTGCGGATGATCTTCTGGTAGATCTTCACTTCCTCGGACAGCCGCAGGTTGTAGGGCACCTTCACCACGACGATGCGGTCGAGGATCGCCTCGTTGGTGTGGTCCGCCTTGAACTTCTGCCACTCGGCCTCGTTCGAGTGCGCGATGATGACGGTGTCGACGTAGACCATCCCGTGGCGGCCGGGCGCGGGGATGACCTTCTCCTGCGTCGCCGTGATCATCGCGTGCAGGTACTCGGTCTCGTTCTTGAACACCTCGATGAACTCGACCATGCCGCGGTTGCCGACGTTGAGCGCCCCGTTCAGGTCGAGCACCCGCGGATCGCCCTCGGAGTAGACGTCAAGCTTAGAAATGTCCTCGCTGCCGATCAGCACCGAGGTGTCCTGGTTGTTCGGATCGACCGGCGGCACCACGCCGATGCCGACGCGCTCGCGCTTCGAGAAGTACTTGAGCTCGACCGGGAACTCCTCGTAGCGGCCGCCGAACTCGTGCTCGAGGCGGAAGCGCGTCACCGGCGACACGTCGCCCTCGATGTGCACCCCGAGCATCTTCTCGAACTCCTTGCGGAGATGCTTCGGGATGAGCTGCAGCGGCTCCTCGTTCATCGTCGAGCCGGCGATCGCGTAGAACGGCTCGGATTCCTCGAGGCCGCGCTGCAGCCGCTCGACCAGCGAGCTCTTCCCGGAGCCCACGGGGCCCATCAAGTAGAGGACCTGTCGACTCTCCTCGCCTTTGAGCGATGCGGAGTGGAAGTAGCGGACGATCTGGGAGATCGTCTTCTCGATTCCGAAGAACTCGTCGCGGAAGAAGTTGTAGACCTTGAGCGGCTCGTCTTTGTAGAGCCGTTTGGCGCCGGCGTCGTCGGTGTTCTGGATGTCCTCGCAGCCGGCTCGCATGATGATGTCGTAGATTCTGGCGTGGGCGAGCTTGGGAATGGTGGGATCTTCGCGGACCTTCTCGAGGTAATCCAAGAAGGTGCCTTTCCAGGTTTTGCTCTCGTGAGCGGCGCGATCTTCTTGGATGATCCTCGCGAACGTATCCTTGCTAGCCATAGGGCCGGCTCCTCTCGGCTGTCCCACGGCGACGGGGCCGGGGAAACCTGCCGTGCGCGTCGCACCGACGGTGGAGAGATCGGGTCGTCGAGGTCCCCTCGATGCTCACTTCAGAGAAATTATACGTGCGTCCCGTTGGAGGAACAAGGCGAGAAGCACTTGCGCGGCCCGCACGCTTGTTGTTCCACGCTTTCGCTCCGCAGACCCACGGCTGTGGAGCGGTGTGAGAACACGCGCCCGCGCCTCGGCGCGCGCTGCGCGCTTCTTTCGGAGGACAACCGGTGAACATCAAGGATTGCGTGGCGCTCGTCACGGGCGGCGCTTCGGGACTCGGTGCGGCGACGGTCGAGAACATCGTCGCGAACGGCGGTCGAGCGATGATCCTCGATCGCGAGAACTCGCAGGGCGCGGAGCTCGCGAAGCGTCTCGGTGATGCCGCGCGCTTCGTCGCGGCCGACGTGACGAGCGAAGAGCAGGTGCGCGCCGCGGTCGCGGCGACGGTGGATGCCTTCGGCAAGCTGAACGTCGCGGTGAACTGCGCGGGCGTCGGCGTCGCGGCGAAGACCGTCAGCAAGCGTGGTCCGTTCCCGCTCGAGCTGTTCGCGAAGTGCGTCGAAGTCAATCTCATCGGCACCTTCAACGTCATCCGACTCGCCGCCGAGCAGATGACGAAGAACGAGCCCAACGCCGACGGCGAGCGCGGCGTGATCGTCAACACCGCGTCGGTCGCCGCGTTCGAGGGACAGATCGGGCAGGCGGCGTACTCGGCGTCGAAGGGCGGCGTCGTCGGCATGACGCTGCCGATCGCGCGCGACCTCGCGTCGTACGGCATCCGCGTGATGACGATCGCGCCCGGCTTGTTCAACACGCCGATGCTCGCGCTCATGCCCGAAGAGGGACGGCGCAAGCTCGGCGCGCAGGTGCCGTTCCCGCCGCGTCTCGGCGAGCCGCCCGAGTTCGCCGCGATGGTGCGCGCGATCATCGAGATTCCCATGCTCAACGGTGAGACCATCCGCCTCGACGGCGGCATCCGGATGCAGCCGAGTTGAACGCGCGGGCGTGGCGCTGGTTGCGGCTCGCGCTGTTGCTCGTGCTCGCGGCCTGCTCGCGCCCGTTGCCGGACGAATCGTCGCCGGGCGCGCTCGTCTACGTGCAGCAGTGCGGTCTGTGTCACCCACCACATCACCCGGGCCTGATGAAGGCCGAGATGTGGAAGGTCCAGGTTGCACGCATGGCGGAGATCCGCGCCCGGCGCGGTTTGCCGCCGTTGAGCCCGACCGAAGAGAAGCTGATCCTCGACTATCTCACCCGGCACTCGGGTTGAGAACGGAGCCGTAGTCCATGGACATCAAACGCGTCAGCGAGCCGGCGGAGCGCGTGCGCGCCGACCTGCTCGCGGTCCCGCTCGTCGCAGGTGCGCCGACGTCGCGCGAGATTTCTGCACTTGACGCCGCGACCGGCGGGCGCTTGCTGCGCGAAGTGCGCCGTCGCTCGGCGGACCCTGCGAAGCAGGGCACCGTGTCCGTCTACCAGACGCACGGCGAGATGCGGGCGGATCTGATCGCGGTGATCGGCGTCGGGCGCGCCGACGGCCAGACGCTGCCGCCCGACGCGTGGCGCCGCTTCGGCGGGCAGGCGGTCGAGGCCGCGCGCTCGGCGCGCGCCAAGACGCTCGCGATCTCGGTCGGCGCGGCGGGCGGCGCCGCCGTGGGCGCGGCCGCCGAGGGCGCGCTGCTCGCGGCCTACCAGATGAACGGGTTCAAGAGCTCGCGGACGCCGTTTCAGGTCGAGCGCTGCCTGCTCGCGGGCGTCGCGTCGAGCCGCGAGGCGCAGCGCGCGCTCGAGCGCGCGCAGGTCGTGGCCGAGGCGACCTGCTTCGCGCGCGACCTGATCAACGGTCCGGCCGAGACCATCACGCCGGACCACCTCGGGCGCGTCGCGAAGCGCCTCGGCCGCGAGCACGGCTTGAAGGTGCGCGTCCTCGAGCCCGCCGACATGCGCCGCCTCGGCATGGGCGCGATCCTCGCGGTCGGACGCGGCAGCCGGAACGAGCCGCGCGTGATCGAGCTGATCCATCGTCCCAACGGGGGACGCGTGCGCGCCGGCGCCGGTCCGGTCGCGCTCGTCGGCAAGGGGATCACCTTCGACTCGGGCGGCTTGTCGCTCAAGCCGCCGGGCAGCATGGAGATCCAGAAGCGCGACATGTCCGGCGGCGCCGCGGTGCTGGGCGCGATGCGCGCGATCGCGCAGCTCCGTCCGGCGATCGAGGTGCGCGGCTACATCGCGGCGGCGGAGAACATGCCGGACGGTCGCGCGTACCGTCCCGGCGACGTGCTGCGCACGTTCACCGGCAAGACGGTCGAGGTGCTCAACACCGACGCCGAAGGCCGGCTCGTGCTCGCCGACGCGCTCGGCTGGGCGGCGAGCGGCGGCTCGACGCGGCAGAGCAAGCCGCGCTGGATCGTCGACCTCGCGACCTTGACGGGCGCGGTGACGACCGCGCTCGGACGCAGCGTCGCGGGCATCATGGGCAGCGACGAGGCGCTCGTGCGCCGCCTCATCGAGGTCGGCAAGGAGACCGGCGAGCCGATGTGGGAGCTGCCGCTGGTCGAGGACTACATGTCGGCGCTCGAGAGCCCGATCGCCGACCTGAAGAACACCGGCGACGGCACGGCCGGGACGATCTTCGGCGGCCTGTTCCTGCGCGAGTTCGTCGGCGGGCTGCCGTGGGCCCACCTCGACATCGCGGCGGTCGCGTACACCGACAAGCCGCGCCCGTACGTGCCCCGCGGCGCGGTGGGGTGGGGCGTGCGCACGCTGGTCGCGCTGATCGAGAAGGAGGCGTCGCGAGCCTGAGCGCGCGGGCCTGGCTCGCGCAGCGACCGAGCGCGCGCGAGCCAGGCGCCCCGTGCCTCAGGCCGCCTTCAGCGCCAGGATCTCGTCGGCGGACTTCGGGATCGCCGCCGACAGCACCTCGTGGCCGTCCGGCGTGACCAGCACGTCGTCCTCGATGCGGACGCCGATGCCGCGGTACTCCTCCGGCGCCTCGGTGAGCGAGCGCGCGAAGTAGAGCCCCGGCTCGATCGTCAAGACCATGCCGGGCTCGAGCTCGCGCGGCTTGCCATCGCGCCGGTACGAGCCGACGTCGTGCACGTCCATGCCGAGCCAGTGGCTCGTGCGGTGCATGTAGAAGGGCTTGTAGAGCCCTTCCTTGACGATCTGCTCGTGCGTGCCCTGGAGCACGCCGAGCGACAGCAGGCCGTCGACCAGGACGTCGACCGCGCGGGCGTGGACGTCCTCGAGCGTGACGCCGGGACGCACGGCCTCGATCGCCGCGAGCTGCGCCGCGAGCACGAGGTCGAAGATGCGGCGCTGCGCCGGCGTGAAGTCGCGTCCGACCGGAAAGGTGCGCGTCACGTCGGCGCAGTAGCAACCGAGCTCGTCGCCCGCGTCGATCAGCAGCAGCTCGCCGTCGCGCAGCT
This window contains:
- a CDS encoding leucyl aminopeptidase — protein: MDIKRVSEPAERVRADLLAVPLVAGAPTSREISALDAATGGRLLREVRRRSADPAKQGTVSVYQTHGEMRADLIAVIGVGRADGQTLPPDAWRRFGGQAVEAARSARAKTLAISVGAAGGAAVGAAAEGALLAAYQMNGFKSSRTPFQVERCLLAGVASSREAQRALERAQVVAEATCFARDLINGPAETITPDHLGRVAKRLGREHGLKVRVLEPADMRRLGMGAILAVGRGSRNEPRVIELIHRPNGGRVRAGAGPVALVGKGITFDSGGLSLKPPGSMEIQKRDMSGGAAVLGAMRAIAQLRPAIEVRGYIAAAENMPDGRAYRPGDVLRTFTGKTVEVLNTDAEGRLVLADALGWAASGGSTRQSKPRWIVDLATLTGAVTTALGRSVAGIMGSDEALVRRLIEVGKETGEPMWELPLVEDYMSALESPIADLKNTGDGTAGTIFGGLFLREFVGGLPWAHLDIAAVAYTDKPRPYVPRGAVGWGVRTLVALIEKEASRA